The Oncorhynchus masou masou isolate Uvic2021 chromosome 31, UVic_Omas_1.1, whole genome shotgun sequence genome includes a region encoding these proteins:
- the ppm1g gene encoding protein phosphatase 1G, translating to MGAYLSQPNTVKSSSNGGNQNMSYGFAAMQGWRVSMEDAHNCIPELDDETAMFAVYDGHGGEEVALYCSKYLPEIIKEQKTYKDGKLQKALEDAFLAIDSRVTTEEVIKELVQIAGRPQEEAPNEKVAEEDDLDNEEAELLHEEATLTIEELLVRYGQNLNAIKHKKLCPEGKKESGEGEPHSHGEKGINGEVESEVDSNRKADGAGSAAGGAGFSKLRARRAGGDSSSVTGAAGSSEGEKETGPSCSSSAAPAPGDTSSKFFEDSDESGEEEDEEGSEEEDASEEDEGENSDEEEDTEEGEDSDEENEEMCYPGMDGKEEPGADSGTTAVVALIRGKQLIVANAGDSRCVVSEKGKAIDMSYDHKPEDELELARIKNAGGKVTMDGRVNGGLNLSRAIGDHFYKRNKALGPEEQMISSMPDVKELTLNPEHDFMIIACDGIWNVMSSQEVVDFVSQRIKPNADDAARPLSSIVEELLDHCLAPDTSGDGTGCDNMTCIIITFSAHPGSSMADGTKKRKPEEIVPEKNGNDSKKSKSE from the exons ATGGGAGCTTACTTGTCGCAACCCAATACAGTGAAGTCCTCTTCCAATGGGGGAAACCAAAATATGAGCTATGGCTTTGCGGCCATGCAGGGCTGGCGTGTCTCAATGGAG GATGCTCACAACTGCATTCCAGAACTGGATGATGAAACGGCTATGTTTGCTGTGTATGATGGACATGGAG GTGAGGAAGTAGCATTATACTGTTCCAAGTACCTTCCTGAAATCATTAAGGAACAGAAGACTTACAAAGATGGCAAACTGCAAAAG GCTTTGGAGGATGCATTTCTGGCCATTGATAGCAGGGTGACCACAGAGGAAGTGATCAAAGAGCTTGTTCAGATAGCTGGCCGCCCACAAGAGGAAGCACCAAATGAAAAAGTGGCTGAAGAAGATGATT TGGACAATGAGGAGGCAGAACTTTTGCACGAAGAGGCCACCTTGACCATTGAAGAGTTACTCGTCCGCTATGGACAGAACCTCAATGCGATTAAACACAAGAAGCTCTGTCCGGAGGGCAAAAAAGAGTCTGGGGAAGGTGAACCACATTCCCATGGGGAGAAGGGCATCAACGGAGAAGTGGAGAGTGAGGTAGACAGCAATCGGAAGGCTGATGGTGCTGGAAGTGCAGCTGGTGGTGCGGGATTCTCCAAGCTGCGGGCCAGGAGAGCAGGAGGGGACAGCTCTTCAGTGACAGGAGCAGCAGGGTCCTCTGAAGGAGAAAAGGAAACCGggccctcctgctcctcctcagcAGCTCCGGCTCCAGGAGACACCAGCTCAAAGTTCTTTGAGGACAGTGATGAGTCGGGGGAAGAGGAAGACGAGGAGGGTAGcgaagaggag GATGCCAGTGAGGAAGATGAAGGTGAAAACAGTGACGAGGAAGAAGACACTGAAGAGGGGGAGGACTCTGATGAAGAGAATGAGGAGATGTGCTACCCTGGAATGGACGGAAAAGAAGAG CCTGGCGCAGACAGTGGCACGACAGCAGTGGTGGCTCTCATCAGAGGGAAACAGCTGATTGTGGCAAACGCCGGCGACTCCCGCTGTGTGGTGTCTGAGAAGGGCAAGGCCATAGACATGTCCTACGACCACAAGCCAGAGGATGAGCTGGAGCTGGCCAGGATAAAGAATGCTGGTGGAAAGGTCACCATGGACGGTCGCGTCAACGGAGGACTCAACCTCTCCAGGGCCATCG GCGATCACTTTTACAAACGAAACAAGGCCCTCGGCCCAGAGGAGCAGATGATCTCCTCAATGCCTGATGTCAAAGAGCTCACCCTCAACCCAGAGCATGACTTCATGATCATTGCATGCGACGGAATCTG GAACGTCATGAGCAGTCAAGAGGTTGTAGACTTTGTCAGTCAGAGAATAAAGCCTAATGCCGATGATGCTGCTAGGCCTTTGTCCTCCATAGTTGAAGAA CTACTTGACCATTGCTTGGCACCTGATACATCTGGAGATGGCACAGGCTGTGACAACATGACCTGCATCATCATCACATTCAGCGCTCACCCTGGCAGCAGCATGGCCGACGGCACCAAGAAGAGAAAGCCTGAAGAGATTGTCCCAGAGAAGAACGGGAATGACAGCAAAAAGTCAAAAAGCGAATAG